In Methylocystis sp. MJC1, one DNA window encodes the following:
- the dps gene encoding DNA starvation/stationary phase protection protein Dps, with protein MHQTHNTLSEIIRAQSIELLNKHLAAAIDLHAQVKQAHWNVRGPGFIAIHELFDKVSVEVEKVSDLIAERVGALGGAAHGTVQAAAERSFLVPYPLDIAAVQEHVFAVSGTLAAFGQSAREAINLASTFGDADTADVFTEISRGVDQQLWFVESHLAPKK; from the coding sequence GTGCACCAGACCCATAACACATTATCCGAAATCATTCGGGCGCAATCCATTGAACTCCTCAACAAGCATCTGGCGGCGGCAATAGATCTGCACGCCCAGGTGAAGCAGGCGCATTGGAACGTGCGCGGACCTGGCTTCATTGCGATCCACGAGCTCTTCGACAAGGTCTCGGTAGAGGTAGAAAAGGTTTCCGACCTCATCGCCGAGCGCGTCGGCGCTCTCGGCGGGGCCGCGCACGGCACAGTTCAGGCAGCGGCGGAACGCTCCTTCCTCGTTCCCTATCCTCTCGACATCGCCGCTGTGCAAGAACACGTATTCGCTGTTTCTGGAACCCTTGCGGCATTCGGCCAATCGGCACGAGAAGCCATCAATCTGGCAAGCACCTTTGGCGATGCGGACACGGCGGACGTGTTTACCGAAATCTCTCGGGGCGTCGACCAGCAACTGTGGTTCGTGGAATCTCATTTGGCGCCGAAAAAGTGA